A stretch of DNA from Plasmodium brasilianum strain Bolivian I chromosome 3, whole genome shotgun sequence:
ATGTTTTACTAAAcggtaaaaattaatatatacacaatgtatataaattttcgCGTTATGGCATCCTCCAATTTTTGTTcctatatttattatcatcTGAGCGTACTTTTTCGGTCCCTTCAACACGTCtacgcttttttttttttttttttatgaacatttttCATACGTATTAAACACTTattaaacttttaaaaattaaaaatacggTAATTTCTGAAGTGCAACCGGAAATTTTTATCCATCGTTTTATCTTTGTTAAGACAAATACTTGGGGAAGAAAGAGGCGGGCGTAATTTTTAACCACTTTGAAAAGTGTACCACTATTCTTAATTGACAAAATGTTTAGgtactacatatatatatatatatatatatatatatatatatatatatatatgtgtgtgtatgcatACTTACACAAGTAAAATTTTACTACTGCACGTGGGAAAATTgtttaaaacaaatttttcttaaaaataagttaaaaGAAACAATTATAAGGAAAGTatgcgcatatatacatacttacatacatatgcgtaATATATAGTGCATATTTTGGGAAGTatgataaagaaataaaacaaacaaGAAATTAAACTTATTTTCGCCCATTCCATTTCACATAATCTTGacattatgtataaaattcttaaaatCAAAGTTTAAAAACCATTTATCGTAATTCTTTTTGATCTGCAgcaagggaaaaaaaaagcataaacaTGTAAAGAAGTAgacaaataaatgaataatatatatatatacatgtatatacacatacgtgCACAtgcttatatacatacatggcCTCAATTAGCATAGTTTCCATATGACTCAACACGTGTTCATCAAGCAATATAACGAAAAATACCATTTCCATTAGGCCTATATGAAACGTAGAAATCCTTTCCTCTGTTATCACCTCCGAGCTGCAAACAATGACGTCATTAATTTcctaaaaagaaaaacacaAATAAGTGCaagcatatacatacgtatatacacaaTGCATATATGCAAACCCATTGTTCAAGCGACTTATCGCCATTCGTACAAAATTTTCCTCATTTTGCTTCTATTTTCATTACGAAGTTACTGTCAAATTATTTAAggtctttttctttttctttttctttttctttctttttttttttttttttttttttttttttggtttaaTTCCTTACCTTATTAGATGATGAGATATTTATAACAGACACAAATaaagttttaaaaagttGATATACATAAGTCCGAGCTTTAATATCACgtgttaataaattaataaccAAAATTCCATTttctttcaaaatttttttaatacttgagataatttccttatttaaaaatttaacatgGGGACAAGTAATGTGTATCTTGCaatcatttatttgtatgtacgAATTTTGAGAATTGTTCATAtcaagaaatataatatcataaaattgTGCTTTGTCAAAATTTTGTATGTAATCATAGGCGTCATTTATTAAGtaatttgttatatacttttcattaattttcatttgttcatcaaaaaataaggaataaAATTTGTGCACTGTTTCATCTATTTCAATTATatcaaaatgtaaataataatcataaaatATCGATTTGATAATATTTGAAAGTACATTAGTACCTCCTcctaatatacatatatttatgaaatttttttcttttataaaattggtatttattataaaaaaaaaactacaacaaaaatttatatgatattGGCTAGCTGATTCAATATATtcgaaatttattttttcctccttttctttttttgtgtatattaATTCAGACTGAACAGTTAATGGATCGTAGGAAAATATCATTTGTCTTTTATAaatctctttatttttaaaataaatttccttctcttttttatttttctcaattGCAAAAAGGGCATCGTCCCACATATTGTGCGTTTCTCCGCCGTTACTTTTGCTGTTTGTCTCgttgctcttttttttttttttttttttttttttttctgtattatCCCTATCGAAGATAAAATTTTCCGAAATGAACTCCTCTGTAACTAGCACGTCCCGTATTATAATAGTTGAACAGTATTTTGACTTTTCATGACCGATAATTTTACAATCTTTCACGTCTTCATTTAGAGCCATTATTGGGAAATTGCTGGAATTAGGTAGAGCTAACTCGTTTAGAATATTCTGTAGCTCATTTTTAATGGAATCTAAAAGTATATTAACTGAATTACTGTTTGCGTATAACTCACTTTGCagattattatttaatggaGTACTTCCATTGCCAGTGTTACTAATTACTTGAGCATCTTTTTTCCCCATGTTTTCCGAAGTTCCCCCTTGATTTACATGGCTAGTTAGTCCATTCAGGTACTGCTTTGTACTTCCATATCCATTTAACGCAACGCatgaattattatcattattaacattattatcattattatcattaccGTCATTATTGTAATAGAGGCTTACACTGCTTTCCCGCTTTTCATTACGTAAAGCAGCGTTACAATTATTTGTACTTTGGATTATGCTTCCAGTGAAACATGTATCATGCTTTCCCTTATAAGCACTTTCATTCTgcttattatcattatcttCATCAAGGGACAACATAAAGTTGGACTTCATCACTAGGAGCAACCTCCTAGTTTTTGCCTTTCTCGCCAGTTCTTCATTCCCTTCTGCAGTAGCATAAAGTGAATGAAACTCATATCCAAATGGCACTACTATGACAACTGTGTTATATGTAACTTGTGCATTGTTTGAATCATATACAATTACATTATAAgtgcatttatttaaattattattaaatatatctagAATTATTCTCTTtccctttttaaatatatggagGTTTACATTTTCTCGAGTTTGATTTATTTCTTGTGGTAATTTCCATAAAGATATAACACTTGTTGAATTGTTTTCTAAATGTACAAAATTAGCAGTATactcctttttctttttatcacTTTTATAAAGGGCAAAAACAAAGGGATGATATTTAAATTcacttgtatttttttttatcagaaAAGGAATTACTtctaattttacattttcgttatatatatttctaacaacttctttaattatataatattgcgctaaagtaataataataaataaatcccCTTTATtaagatattttaaaataatagaaaaataattttttgcattacttttacatatttcctcttcattttcattacatGATATATAAGCATCTAAAAAAgctttatcaaaaaaaattttaaagtcttttttgttttttattttcactttttctaaattttctaataaattATCAAATGCTTTCCTATCGCTAAtatcaatatttatatattccatTTTATCTCCAAACTTTTTAcgcattttattaattactaCATCTGAATAATCTATGTTGATAATATTATCAAAACCGTCTTCATAAAATTCATAGCTTATATTTGAATTCCCACATcctgtatttattattaaacaaTTTTTGTTTACTAGTTCTTTTTTCAAATCACCATTTGCTTCTTCATTACAATAATTTAATCTTCcttttatgcatttataaaCAATGCTTTTTATATCTTCATATGTGCCATACCAttcgaaattttttttatcaaaagcTTGGAAGAAACTATTCCAGTACTCCCTACTTCGAAAATCAGAGTAACCTGCTGGTAAAATCTCCATCATCCGGTTACCCCCTATTTATAACTCACACAAATGATACACAGAACTGAGGGAGAATGCGTTTTCTTAAAAGAGTTGTTAAACACGCAGTTAGACTGATGAGTTGATTCACGGTTACAGGCCTCTACTCAGGAGTATGTTACGCACACACATGCAAAAaggtacatacataaaatacgtgcacatgcacatacatacgtacatacatatatctatacatgtacatatacgtaaCAAATAATCCTTTGACGAACGGAGCTAAAATTTTCAAAGAGCATTTAAGGTGTAGAATTTTCTCCCAAAATCCCACTTCTTCGAAATAGGTGCATAAAGACAGTTCATTCAAATGTTTGCTTAACTGTTCATTTTAAgcgtttatttaattaacaaATTCTTGTTTATTCGGGTTTCTTTAAACCCCTTGCCTTTGGATTCAAAATTTAAGTCTTCATACATTGATGTGCTTATTTtcgttatatatatcaatggAGGTTATATATACTCCCACAAAGAAAAGTATCAATTATGTAGGAAAATACGTATGTTGTTTCATTTACTTTATATGTTGGGGCTTATTTTTGATACACTACAGATCTTCAAAATGCAGTagaattattcatttatttcatatatataagtaaaatatgtacacacagCATTACATGCCCCCAATGTATGTATAGAAGCTGCATGAAACGCGTACGGCACCTATATATTTAGGTCCAAACtgtaacattaaaaataattttcacaaCAATTATTATTCCTTCTTATTAAGGTATACTgtacaatttattatttattatattaaggtattattttttttttttttttttcatatatagcCTTTAACTTTCTACATGtaaattttagtaatattCTTAAGGGCcaaaaaagatgaaatgCTTTTAACCGCTTTGAACAGAAAAGAATACCTCTTCTTATTTGTatgaaaatgatatataaaaaattaaaaaaaaaaaaaagaaaaaggttattatataaaaattaagctcccattttatattttcttctccttttcgttagaataattattctatattttaaCGAAAATTACCATTGCGcattgtattatatgtaatattacGTTCTACATACcacatatatgtttttttatatacaaaacGTAATTAGGGAGTATGTTTGGCCGCTTCCTTATAAAAGGATGTTCATGATGATTATCAAAAATCAAAGCCTATGAtgaagtacatatatatatatatatatatatatatgatgaaaattCCTTTTCCCATTTGCACTGTTcgtttttactttattttattttatttatttattttttttttttcatattatctatgcccttattttgttttttctccTACATAATTAGTAAGCACAtaatttcacattttttctgcgttttcaaaaaaattcattattatgAACTTCTGTTTTTTCGTGCTATTATATGTGTacttgtatttatatatacatttatatgtacatttatatatacatttatatgtacatttatatatacatttatatgtacatttatatatacatttatatgtacatttatatatacatttatatgtacatttatatatacatttatatgtacatttatatatacatttatagtaaatttatatatacatttatagtacatttatatatacatttatatgtacatttatctttatatttatgtattgtATCTGTGAGAAccttaaagaaaaaaaaaaaaaaaatcacgcataataaatttttatgtggAGGTGGAGAATGACTaactaatattttattgctCATTACATCGAAAAGGATTTTTCGAAAGATTTaagataaatttatttttgctatttttgtTCACATATTAATCTATGACCCTTTATTGCTCAAATTAAgaattaaaggaaaaaaaaaagagttcgtatttttttacttttacagTAAAGAGCtgcttttccattttttcggTAAAGAGGAGCTTTCCCATTTGTGCAGTAAAGAGAAGTATTTCCATTTTCTCATATTCCCTGAACGTATATTTGCAGTACGTCGACCCGTTACTTCGTCCGTGTGTGTCCCCCTTGCCCCCTTGAGATGAAAACAAAATGTTTCCTTTGAGAATTCTGCGAAAGGCATGGAAcgataattttatttttgaaagaaaatatttcacAGAGATATTATTTAGAGgggaaaagaataaaaaagtaaaaatatgtagTAGGAGTAGTCCATTTTATTCCTATagtagaaatataaatacttcTAGAAAATGTCTGAACCAAGATCCGTATACAGTATTGGGTTTATCAAAAAATGCTACAACGAGTGAAATTAAGAAACAGTTTCGTTTACTAGCCAAGAAATATCATCCAGATATAAACCCGTCTCCTGatgcaaaacaaaaaatggcTAGTATAACAGCAGCATATGAATTATTATCCGAtcctaaaaaaaaagaattttatgataaaacAGGAATGACTGATGATATGAATTATGAAAATCAATCTTCATCAAATTTTGAAGGTTCATTTTCAGGGTTTGGTGATGCATCTTTTATGTTTACAGATTTTGCAGAAATGTTTACAAACATGGCTGGAACGAAAAGTAGTTCAACTAGAGGTGAAGATATTCAAACAGAAATtactttaaaatttatgGAAGCTATTAAAGGATGTGAAAAGAATATCAGATTAAATGTTAAAGTGTCTTGTAATAATTGTAATGGGACAGGTAAAAAACCCGGTACCAATTTAACCATATGTAAAGTTTGTAACGGTTCAGGTATTCAACGAATGGAAAGAGGTCCTATAATTATTGGAGTACCATGTCGAAATTGTTCAGGGAATGgacaaattattaataacCCATGTAAACATTGTTCAGGTAGTGGAGTAAAATTTCAAACAAAAAACATTACTCTAGATATCCCTCCAGGAATTAAAAAAGGTATGCAGATGAGAATTCCAAATCAAGGCCATTCAGGATATAGAGGTGGAAAAAATGGTCATCTATTTGTTACTATAAACATTGAACCACATAAAGTTTTTAAATGGGTTGatgataatatttatgtagaTGTACCATTAACTATTAAACAATGTCTTCTAGGTGGTGTCGTTAATATTCCTACCCTTAATGGTGATATGGATTTACTTATTCGACCAAAAACTTATCCTAATTCtgaaaaagttttaaaaggTAAGGGACCATGTAAAGTAGATTCACATACAAATGGTGATCTTATCATAAAATTTAGTTTAAAAATACCTGATAAATTAACACATAGACAAGTGGAATTGATTGAGGAATTTAACAGAATTGAAATGGGGCTATCAAACACGCAAAACACCAATAGACCAATGGACGATTGTGATAATGCCAGTGCTCGTGCTACTCCAAAGGGGGATACCAGTACCAGTGGCAGTACCAGTGGAAtcaataacaaaaataggaataataatagtagcgGCAATAGTACCGATAACAGGAGCATCAACAACAGTGGCAACTGCAAGGTCAACGCAAATGAAAGAGGGGAGAAGAACATTCCCAAACCTCCACCATTAtcgcagaaaaaaaaatacataaataaattagaagGAACGAATTCGTCTAACGTACCCATTCCCCCTCCACCTCCTACATCCTCGTCCAGTGCAtcgaaagaaaaatatgcaagTGGACGAAGTGCGAATAAACAAAGAGCGAAGGAACAAAATGCGAATGGACATAGTGCGAATGAACAAAACGCGAATGGACATAGTGCGAATGGACATAGTGCGAATGGACATAGTGCGAATGGACATAGTGCGAATGAACAAAACGCGAATGAACGGAGTGCGAATGAACAAAATACGAATGAACAAAAtgcaaatgaacaaaataatgcCGCGAATGAAGATAGCAAATTGAATAGTAACATGAACAACAGTTATAGCTATGATGATAATTATTACTCTAGTAAGGTAAAGAATACTAATCACATGAAAAGTGTTGAACATGCGAATAGTGTTAATAATTCTAACATAAACCAAGTAGATAATACAGCTTATATATTTGACAAGTCCACAAAGGAATCTCTAAACTTTAGTAATCAACACACTGTTAACATAAATAACGGTAGCAGTGGAACTACCATCagcagtagtaatagtataggaaatggaaaaaataataacaaatcaGACGATTCATATAAAGAGGAAAGAGACAAAAAGAGAAGCTCCACTACTTCAACTTTTTCATATGCTAAAAAGTGGATTACTGAAAAATTAAAGCCAAACAATTGAAATCTAACAAATTCTAAGGGAAACTAAGAtttttgtttcctttttgtttttatttgctttttaaatttttacatacgTCTTTATTTATGACACTTCTCCAACATTTTACATGtctgtacatgtatatatgtatatgtgcatgtatgtatgtgcgtttatatatatatatatatatgtgagtgtatatgcatgtgtgggtataatacttttaaaaataatgtgcacacaaataaaaaaaaaaaaaaattaactccattttttaaaaaaaaaggaaaatattatttcaaattttacGCCCCAAAAAAGTTGATGGTGTGTTTACGCActtaagaataaataaaataaacatacatagGCACACCCCTTAAGTGTACTACTATATAAATTTCTTAACATATCTACACCCATTTTTGCCTCATCggtattttaattatattcataatcAACGTAAAATCAGCCATTACACAATCgcttatttaataaactaattatataaatttatatattgttcAGAAATGCAAgacaaggaaaaaaaaatatatattacgtcATGAAAAATGATGATACATGCagtaaaacatttaaaatgttGAACTCGTAACCCATTTATTACTAcaaataaaaggaataacgtgtacttatatatatagtttgtaaaaatagaaaaaaaaaaaaaaaaaatttgctaaccattaaacaatatatgtacatatatgtgtatatatatatgaaggaCGAGTACAATGAATTACGTGCCGTTAGCAAGAAGGTAACACAAACTCAAGATTAAATTCCAAtacacttaaaaaaaaaaaaaaaaaaaggagaaggGAAAACAGGTTAGCAAAATACGCTATCTATGTGAAGCAATTAAAAAGAAGCTATAAGGAAAACACATCCACAAAGTGTGCAATCAGGTTGAAAAATAAACAGTTGTAATGTCGTGAAAAAATTccgtaaaaaaaagaaaagaaatttacggtaagtaaaaatatatatatagatatagatatatatgtgcatatacatgcatgtaCATGCTTATACATTCTTATACagacatataaatatacatatatgtacacataactataaatgtatgtgtatacgtGCACATATTCACATTCACGTACTTGCTAGCTTTCACAAGATCAGTTGCACAGTATGGAATGGAACTTCTTCTTTATGACGTATTCGATGTATAGTT
This window harbors:
- a CDS encoding chaperone protein DnaJ yields the protein MFPLRILRKAWNDNFIFERKYFTEILFRGEKNKKVKICSRSSPFYSYSRNINTSRKCLNQDPYTVLGLSKNATTSEIKKQFRLLAKKYHPDINPSPDAKQKMASITAAYELLSDPKKKEFYDKTGMTDDMNYENQSSSNFEGSFSGFGDASFMFTDFAEMFTNMAGTKSSSTRGEDIQTEITLKFMEAIKGCEKNIRLNVKVSCNNCNGTGKKPGTNLTICKVCNGSGIQRMERGPIIIGVPCRNCSGNGQIINNPCKHCSGSGVKFQTKNITLDIPPGIKKGMQMRIPNQGHSGYRGGKNGHLFVTINIEPHKVFKWVDDNIYVDVPLTIKQCLLGGVVNIPTLNGDMDLLIRPKTYPNSEKVLKGKGPCKVDSHTNGDLIIKFSLKIPDKLTHRQVELIEEFNRIEMGLSNTQNTNRPMDDCDNASARATPKGDTSTSGSTSGINNKNRNNNSSGNSTDNRSINNSGNCKVNANERGEKNIPKPPPLSQKKKYINKLEGTNSSNVPIPPPPPTSSSSASKEKYASGRSANKQRAKEQNANGHSANEQNANGHSANGHSANGHSANGHSANEQNANERSANEQNTNEQNANEQNNAANEDSKLNSNMNNSYSYDDNYYSSKVKNTNHMKSVEHANSVNNSNINQVDNTAYIFDKSTKESLNFSNQHTVNINNGSSGTTISSSNSIGNGKNNNKSDDSYKEERDKKRSSTTSTFSYAKKWITEKLKPNN
- a CDS encoding methyltransferase codes for the protein MMEILPAGYSDFRSREYWNSFFQAFDKKNFEWYGTYEDIKSIVYKCIKGRLNYCNEEANGDLKKELVNKNCLIINTGCGNSNISYEFYEDGFDNIINIDYSDVVINKMRKKFGDKMEYINIDISDRKAFDNLLENLEKVKIKNKKDFKIFFDKAFLDAYISCNENEEEICKSNAKNYFSIILKYLNKGDLFIIITLAQYYIIKEVVRNIYNENVKLEVIPFLIKKNTSEFKYHPFVFALYKSDKKKKEYTANFVHLENNSTSVISLWKLPQEINQTRENVNLHIFKKGKRIILDIFNNNLNKCTYNVIVYDSNNAQVTYNTVVIVVPFGYEFHSLYATAEGNEELARKAKTRRLLLVMKSNFMLSLDEDNDNKQNESAYKGKHDTCFTGSIIQSTNNCNAALRNEKRESSVSLYYNNDGNDNNDNNVNNDNNSCVALNGYGSTKQYLNGLTSHVNQGGTSENMGKKDAQVISNTGNGSTPLNNNLQSELYANSNSVNILLDSIKNELQNILNELALPNSSNFPIMALNEDVKDCKIIGHEKSKYCSTIIIRDVLVTEEFISENFIFDRDNTEKKKKKKKKKSNETNSKSNGGETHNMWDDALFAIEKNKKEKEIYFKNKEIYKRQMIFSYDPLTVQSELIYTKKEKEEKINFEYIESASQYHINFCCSFFFIINTNFIKEKNFINICILGGGTNVLSNIIKSIFYDYYLHFDIIEIDETVHKFYSLFFDEQMKINEKYITNYLINDAYDYIQNFDKAQFYDIIFLDMNNSQNSYIQINDCKIHITCPHVKFLNKEIISSIKKILKENGILVINLLTRDIKARTYVYQLFKTLFVSVINISSSNKEINDVIVCSSEVITEERISTFHIGLMEMIKKNYDKWFLNFDFKNFIHNVKIM